Proteins from a single region of Gordonia hongkongensis:
- a CDS encoding oxygenase MpaB family protein: MTVSMAPLRLPSTDWIPVPLPHEFVGSWLNGKFDAHVRAKFFRGMDFENPSGDPGWFGPGSATWYVHSHTPALIFGLQCASYLERLDPSIFWMGVQHSRLVRRREDGTPTLSIDPDGAMTRLGHSLAFFMGTAYGSTESAERLARMVRAMHHTIKGVRPDGAAYDADDPAWLRWNYATVVWGIATAHEIYHPQPLRGAELDGYYREFVRVGHALGGTDLPTTKADTLTCLAEYLPKLALTHGNAMATGLNVRNPAQGAVDWAIRDTMPRWAQQLIMYRPPNPVERRARRSAVWGLINSAHLTMGEAPEFAAARRRVAHGTTVPHTLPRYELGSDPERTRAEIEASFAR; encoded by the coding sequence ATGACTGTGTCCATGGCTCCTCTCCGACTGCCGTCGACCGACTGGATTCCGGTTCCCCTCCCGCACGAGTTCGTCGGGTCCTGGCTGAACGGCAAGTTCGACGCCCACGTCCGAGCGAAGTTCTTCCGCGGGATGGACTTCGAGAATCCATCCGGCGATCCGGGTTGGTTCGGCCCGGGCAGCGCGACCTGGTACGTCCATTCGCACACGCCGGCGCTCATCTTCGGTCTGCAGTGTGCGTCGTACCTGGAGCGTCTCGACCCGAGCATCTTCTGGATGGGTGTGCAGCACTCACGGCTGGTCCGGCGCCGCGAGGACGGAACCCCGACCCTGTCCATCGATCCCGACGGCGCGATGACCAGACTCGGGCACTCGCTGGCCTTCTTCATGGGGACCGCGTACGGCTCGACCGAGTCCGCCGAGCGACTGGCGCGTATGGTACGCGCGATGCACCACACCATCAAAGGTGTCCGGCCCGACGGTGCGGCCTACGACGCCGACGATCCGGCCTGGCTTCGCTGGAACTATGCCACCGTCGTCTGGGGTATCGCCACCGCGCACGAGATCTACCACCCGCAGCCGCTGCGGGGCGCCGAACTCGACGGCTATTACCGGGAATTCGTGCGTGTCGGTCACGCGCTGGGTGGGACCGACCTGCCCACGACCAAAGCCGACACCCTCACCTGCTTGGCCGAGTACCTTCCGAAACTCGCACTGACACATGGCAATGCGATGGCCACCGGGTTGAACGTACGCAACCCGGCCCAGGGCGCCGTGGACTGGGCGATCCGTGACACGATGCCCCGCTGGGCCCAGCAGCTCATCATGTACCGCCCGCCCAATCCGGTCGAACGGCGTGCGCGCCGGAGTGCGGTGTGGGGTCTGATCAACTCCGCCCACCTGACGATGGGGGAGGCGCCGGAGTTCGCGGCCGCTCGTCGTCGCGTGGCGCACGGGACGACGGTGCCGCACACGCTTCCGCGCTATGAACTCGGATCCGACCCCGAGCGTACCCGTGCCGAAATCGAGGCCTCGTTCGCCCGTTAG
- a CDS encoding TetR/AcrR family transcriptional regulator, translating into MSSPTRWAGVPLADRRAERRAALIAAAFDIFGGIGAEAELSVRSVCRYCGYNTRYFYESFSDTDDLLGAVYDTATAELGAVVEAAMREAGPSVRSRTRAGIRAVLGHASSDPRRGRVLFTAEVTNPVLAERRATTQGMLRDLAFAEADARDTDRLTSRVRAAIFTGAMAELVQQFLAGSLGDDLDRVVDEAMATLLPTRAVS; encoded by the coding sequence ATGTCCTCACCGACCCGCTGGGCGGGCGTACCGCTCGCGGACCGGCGCGCGGAGCGTAGAGCGGCACTGATCGCGGCTGCCTTCGACATCTTCGGAGGTATCGGCGCGGAAGCCGAGCTGTCGGTCCGCTCGGTGTGTCGATACTGCGGCTACAACACCCGGTACTTCTACGAGAGCTTCTCCGACACCGACGATCTGCTCGGCGCGGTCTACGACACCGCGACCGCGGAACTCGGCGCGGTGGTCGAGGCCGCGATGCGCGAGGCGGGCCCCTCGGTCCGGTCACGCACCCGTGCGGGTATCCGGGCGGTCCTCGGCCACGCGTCGTCGGATCCGCGGCGCGGCCGCGTGTTGTTCACCGCCGAGGTGACCAATCCCGTTCTCGCCGAACGGCGGGCCACCACCCAGGGCATGCTCCGCGACCTCGCGTTCGCCGAGGCCGACGCCCGCGACACCGACCGCCTGACGAGCCGGGTGCGGGCCGCGATCTTCACCGGCGCGATGGCCGAACTGGTGCAACAGTTCTTGGCCGGCAGCCTGGGTGACGACCTCGACCGCGTCGTCGACGAGGCGATGGCGACCCTCCTGCCTACCCGAGCCGTTTCATGA
- a CDS encoding MFS transporter, whose protein sequence is MSTVRSGRLAVGTLSLLTVLYFAQGLPYGFFSQAVPVILREEGYSLTQISVYGLLFAPWGLKFLWAPYVDAYGTRRRWLVSLQLSSAVVALVLATLDLSGSLVWLLIGIAVINLLSATQDIATDGLAVSMLEPRQRGLGNGIQVGAYRIGMIAGGGGLLWLFSFAGWRTLFVVMAVLLFAVTVGVWFLAREPSRPTGDAPLTPSKRVSPGLLLTGWSSRLRRPGVIAFILVVGAFKFGNSMASALVGPFMSDIGLTLGQIALVEGALSSAGALGGAALGGWLAYTYGRRRALLVGGVTQTLSLGLYLVASIGVGGFSLVVTASLAEHILGGAATVAVFTLMMDACQKGYEGSDYTLFACAVVGVQGAAGFAAGVVGDLFGFPAIFATGLILSGLGCLVMIRALDRGLMKRLG, encoded by the coding sequence ATGTCGACTGTGCGCTCGGGCCGGCTCGCGGTCGGCACGCTGTCGCTGCTCACCGTTCTCTACTTCGCGCAGGGCCTGCCCTACGGATTCTTCAGCCAGGCGGTGCCGGTCATCCTCCGCGAGGAGGGTTACTCACTGACCCAGATCAGCGTGTACGGACTGTTGTTCGCGCCCTGGGGCCTGAAATTCCTGTGGGCGCCCTATGTCGACGCCTACGGCACCCGGCGCAGATGGCTGGTGTCCCTGCAGTTGTCGTCGGCGGTCGTCGCACTCGTCTTGGCGACGCTCGATCTGTCCGGGTCCCTGGTCTGGCTCCTGATCGGCATCGCGGTCATCAACCTGCTGTCGGCGACGCAGGACATCGCGACCGACGGGCTGGCGGTGTCGATGCTCGAGCCGCGTCAGCGCGGTCTGGGCAACGGAATCCAGGTGGGCGCGTACCGAATCGGCATGATCGCCGGCGGCGGCGGGCTCCTCTGGCTGTTCTCGTTTGCCGGCTGGCGCACCTTGTTCGTCGTGATGGCGGTGCTCCTGTTCGCGGTCACCGTCGGCGTGTGGTTTCTCGCCCGTGAGCCGAGCCGACCGACCGGCGATGCGCCACTGACACCGTCGAAGCGGGTGTCGCCCGGGTTGTTGCTGACGGGCTGGTCGTCGCGGCTCCGACGTCCGGGCGTGATCGCGTTCATCCTCGTCGTCGGAGCGTTCAAGTTCGGCAACTCGATGGCGTCGGCGCTCGTCGGCCCGTTCATGTCCGACATCGGACTCACGCTGGGCCAGATCGCGCTCGTCGAAGGTGCGTTGTCGTCGGCCGGGGCGCTCGGCGGAGCCGCGCTCGGCGGGTGGCTCGCCTACACCTACGGTCGGCGGCGCGCACTACTCGTCGGCGGTGTCACCCAGACACTCAGTCTCGGACTGTATCTGGTCGCGTCGATCGGCGTCGGCGGCTTCTCGCTGGTGGTCACGGCCAGCCTCGCCGAGCACATCCTGGGTGGCGCGGCGACCGTCGCGGTGTTCACCCTGATGATGGATGCGTGCCAGAAGGGCTACGAGGGCAGCGACTACACCTTGTTCGCGTGCGCCGTGGTCGGCGTGCAGGGTGCGGCCGGGTTCGCCGCCGGGGTCGTCGGCGACCTGTTCGGCTTCCCGGCTATCTTCGCGACCGGCCTGATCCTGTCCGGCCTCGGCTGCCTGGTCATGATCCGGGCCCTCGATCGCGGTCTCATGAAACGGCTCGGGTAG
- a CDS encoding TetR/AcrR family transcriptional regulator, which translates to MAEGGDGTLQRLWTGGRAGSRGPKPALDLDRIVDAAIAIADTDGLDAVSMARVGEALGCSAMALYRHVSGKAQLLSLMVDAVAGQLPLPPRRGEWREDLAAWTRAQIDGMVERPWFLELPLTVAVPGPRRMRWMEAGFEILKDFDLPGDDKLEILGLLAQYVLSATRLEIEMRRATGTDVESDFEQVLTGLADPAQYPYLFAAMQSAGGESDDREFGLQLILDGIASRATGSP; encoded by the coding sequence ATGGCAGAGGGTGGAGACGGGACGCTGCAACGGCTGTGGACAGGTGGCAGGGCGGGCAGCCGTGGTCCCAAACCGGCCCTCGATCTCGACCGCATCGTCGACGCCGCGATCGCGATCGCCGACACCGACGGCCTCGACGCGGTTTCCATGGCGCGCGTGGGTGAGGCGCTCGGCTGTTCGGCCATGGCCCTGTATCGCCACGTGTCCGGCAAGGCTCAGCTGCTGAGCCTCATGGTGGACGCGGTGGCGGGTCAGCTCCCGTTGCCGCCGCGCCGAGGGGAGTGGCGCGAGGATCTGGCGGCGTGGACGCGGGCGCAGATCGACGGCATGGTCGAACGCCCCTGGTTCCTCGAACTGCCGCTGACGGTCGCGGTCCCGGGTCCGCGTCGAATGCGTTGGATGGAGGCGGGTTTCGAGATCCTGAAGGACTTCGACCTGCCCGGTGACGACAAACTCGAGATCCTCGGCCTGCTCGCCCAGTATGTGCTGTCGGCAACCCGGCTGGAGATCGAGATGCGGCGTGCGACGGGTACCGATGTGGAGTCGGACTTCGAGCAGGTGCTGACCGGTCTCGCCGATCCCGCGCAGTATCCGTACCTGTTCGCGGCGATGCAGAGCGCGGGCGGGGAGTCCGACGACCGTGAATTCGGGCTGCAGCTCATTCTCGACGGCATCGCATCGCGCGCCACCGGCTCGCCCTGA
- a CDS encoding ATP-binding cassette domain-containing protein: MTVPDRSSPMPVEAVGLTKSLGRGDSRVPVLRGLDLDVGAGEVVALLGPNGAGKTTTVRILSTLTRPDGGTARVGGFDVVADRRRVREIISLTGQYAAVDDKLTGRENLRMMGRLAHHPRRTVDHRVDELLLAFDLTDAADRLVATYSGGMRRRLDLAAGLLDRPVVLFLDEPTTGLDPRSRQMLWQVIDDVVAQGTAVLLTTQYLEEADRLADRVALISGGRIGTAGTPADLKRRVGEAALEFVVPTAADATALASDLAAFGPSVQSTIVRVPTDRSVAHTRAVLDLVDRTVATVDSWELRSPTLDDVFLAATGQPAEPATGNEVAA, encoded by the coding sequence ATGACCGTCCCGGACCGTTCGTCACCCATGCCGGTCGAGGCCGTCGGCCTCACGAAATCGCTGGGCCGCGGGGACTCCCGGGTGCCCGTCCTGCGCGGGCTCGACCTCGACGTCGGCGCCGGGGAGGTCGTCGCCCTGCTCGGCCCCAACGGCGCGGGTAAGACGACCACGGTGCGCATCCTGTCCACCCTCACCCGCCCCGACGGAGGGACCGCCCGCGTCGGCGGCTTCGACGTCGTCGCCGATCGCCGCCGGGTCCGCGAGATCATCAGTCTCACCGGGCAATACGCGGCCGTCGACGACAAACTCACCGGTCGCGAGAACCTGAGGATGATGGGTCGGCTCGCGCACCATCCCCGCCGCACCGTCGATCACCGCGTCGACGAACTCCTGCTCGCCTTCGATCTCACCGACGCCGCCGACCGACTGGTCGCGACGTACTCCGGCGGTATGCGCCGGCGTCTCGATCTCGCCGCGGGACTCCTCGACCGGCCGGTGGTCCTCTTCCTCGACGAGCCGACCACCGGCCTCGACCCGCGCAGCCGTCAGATGCTCTGGCAGGTGATCGACGACGTGGTCGCGCAGGGCACGGCAGTCCTTTTGACCACGCAGTATCTGGAGGAGGCGGACCGCCTCGCCGACCGCGTGGCCCTCATCAGTGGCGGCCGGATCGGGACCGCCGGTACACCGGCCGACCTGAAACGCCGCGTCGGCGAGGCCGCGCTCGAGTTCGTCGTGCCGACCGCGGCCGACGCCACCGCCCTCGCCTCCGACCTGGCGGCTTTCGGGCCGTCGGTCCAGTCGACCATCGTCCGCGTGCCCACCGACCGGTCGGTGGCCCACACACGCGCGGTCCTCGATCTCGTCGATCGGACCGTCGCCACCGTCGATTCCTGGGAATTGCGTTCTCCCACACTGGACGACGTGTTTCTCGCGGCGACCGGACAACCCGCCGAACCGGCCACCGGGAACGAGGTCGCGGCATGA
- a CDS encoding ABC transporter permease, whose protein sequence is MSLTTALAEASSSKRLRHLQIDATTMFGRSLRMMSRDPDELILALVLPIAIMLMFVYVFGGAMSVGTDYITYATPGVILLCAGYGASNTALAVANDMNGGVIDRFRSMPIVGATLVFGHVAASLVKNSVSTAVVLIVAVAIGFRPSASLFEWLGAAGMVLAYILAITCLAAFIGVAVRTPAAAGGFGFVMLFLPYVSSAFVPPETMPAWLRGFAEAQPVTPVIESIRALLVGMGTGGSPVHDLTSTAVTGLAWCAAIALVSLAAAGWVFARKGR, encoded by the coding sequence ATGAGTCTCACCACTGCCCTCGCCGAGGCCTCGTCGTCGAAGCGACTTCGGCACCTGCAGATCGACGCGACCACGATGTTCGGGCGATCGCTGCGCATGATGAGCCGCGATCCGGACGAGTTGATCCTCGCGCTCGTCCTGCCGATCGCCATCATGCTGATGTTCGTCTACGTCTTCGGCGGCGCGATGTCGGTGGGTACCGACTACATCACCTACGCGACTCCGGGAGTCATCCTGCTGTGCGCGGGCTACGGCGCGTCCAATACCGCACTGGCGGTGGCGAACGACATGAACGGCGGCGTCATCGACCGCTTTCGGTCGATGCCCATCGTGGGCGCGACCTTGGTGTTCGGCCATGTCGCGGCCAGCCTGGTGAAGAACTCCGTGTCCACCGCGGTCGTCCTGATCGTCGCGGTCGCCATCGGTTTCCGGCCGTCGGCGTCGCTGTTCGAATGGCTCGGTGCCGCCGGGATGGTCCTCGCCTACATCCTGGCCATCACCTGCCTCGCCGCGTTCATCGGGGTAGCGGTGCGAACGCCCGCCGCGGCAGGCGGTTTCGGCTTCGTCATGCTCTTCCTGCCGTATGTATCGAGTGCGTTCGTGCCACCCGAGACGATGCCGGCCTGGCTGCGCGGCTTCGCCGAGGCACAACCGGTCACACCGGTCATCGAGTCCATTCGAGCCCTGCTGGTCGGCATGGGCACCGGCGGGTCACCGGTGCACGATCTGACGTCGACAGCGGTGACGGGCCTGGCCTGGTGCGCGGCGATCGCGCTGGTGTCACTCGCGGCGGCCGGCTGGGTGTTCGCGCGCAAAGGGCGGTGA